The nucleotide sequence CGAGAATCCCTCCAAACAACTTGCGAGGAAGTTGGTCAAGAAGAATCCCGTGGTCTACGCGAGCGAGGTCACGAGAGGGGTCGGAATCAGGTTCAAGAACGCAATGAACGAGAACGCCAAGAGGCACGCCTTTTTCGACCTCATGCCGGACCTTTTCCACAACGAGGTCCAGTCATGGGAAGACACATCCAGGGATTTCCTCCCGATCTTTCTCAGGCACGCCGAGGAGAGCCCTCTTGAGAGGAGGAAGACCGATGCCTTCGTCACAGTGCTCAAGAAACGAGGGACTCGCCCGCTTGAAATTCACGGAAGCGGCAGCGGCAGCCTCTCGCAGCTTATCACGATGGCGTACCAGCTCGACATGGCGTCATACTATGTCGCGATAGCTCTCGGGCGCGACCCGCTTCAAACGCGGATGATAGACAGGCTGAAGAAAGAGTGACTACTTAATCCCGACCAGCTGGGCGAGCTCCTTCCTTGCGCTCGCTCCCAGAACTTGCGCTGCAGCCTCCGGAGACACATCGTTCACGTATATTCCTCCGCCCAGCTCCAGCCCAGACCAGTGAGACTTCTTGGGGAAGACTTCGATGTGCCAATGAATCTGCTTGGTCGTCTTCTTCTCGGACGAGCTGTGGAAGACCATGACGAAACTGAGGTTATCGAACGTCTTGGCCATCCCGCCCAAGGTCGACCGGAGCATCAGCGCGAGGTCCATCATCTCCTTCTGCGACAGCTTCAACAGGCTTGTCATGTGTCTCTTCGGGTATATCCAGAACTCGTAGCTGTGCGTTGAGACCCAAGGGGCAAAGGCGATGAAGAAGTCCGTGGCCAGGATTTGACGGGGACCTCCCGTCTCCGTTGACACCACCTGGCACATGGGGCAGACACCGAGCTCGTTCAGAGAGTTCTGGACGGTCTCGGCCTCCACCTCCACTGCGGGAGGGACCCTCGGAGTTGTGATGATCTGGATGCTGGGGTGGACGGCCGTCGGAGTCCCTTCCTTTTCACTGTTCGCGAACACCAGGACATAGCTCACCCCCTTCTGCGCATACAGCCAACGCACCTTATCCTGGAGAGAGGCAAGGATGTTCGTCCACTGCTCCACGTCTATCCGCGAGAAAGGTAACTCATGCTTCGGCGTTGCTACGAGCACGTAATGATAGCCAACCGCGGGTTCGCTGTAGTGAGGGGACTCGCCGAATGAGGGCGGGGCCGTCGGCGTGACCAGCGGGTTCTTTGCAGGGAATATCCTCACGGACCAGTTCTTCACTACGTCTCCCTCCGAGTCCGTCTGCTTCAGCAAAGTCTCACCCTTCTTTACGATGACCAGGTCCGCGGGCGGTGTCATGTCCTCGTTGCCTGGACAGTAGTTGCACTTCTCGACCTTCTGCGGCATGACCTGGCCCGGTTTCAGGCCCCTATCCGGAAGGATGACCGAGAGTTTTTCTGTAAAATAATCCTTCCTAATCTCAACCATCGGAGGCCATCCGACGACGCGTTGTTTATTATCGTTTGCCCGCGGTGTTGTTGGCTGCGGTCATGACCGTCGGCCCCGGCGAACGTTGATAATCAACGACTTGGAGATGTCTGGCAGCCAATGAAGATAGGTTACGTCCTGCTGGACGGTTGTGGCGACAGACCGAGCCCCCTCCTCAACTTCACGACCCCGTTGGAGGCAGCGTACACACCCAACCTAGACAGGATAGCCAGCTCCTCGAGGCTTGGCAGCGTCGTTACAGTAGGCAGGAAAATTTCACCAGAGTCAGACATAGCGGTGTTCAACATGCTTGGCTACTCATTCGAAGGGGGATATCCTGGGAGAGGCGTAGTTGAGGCGGTGGGAGCAGACATGCTGTTCAAGAAAGGAGATCTGGCGCTCAGGGCTAACCTGGCATGTGCCCGCGGGAGGGAGATACTCGATAGGAGGGCTGGAAGGGACGTCTCGCCAGAGGAGGCGAGGCAACTCGAGCAGGAGATTAACGGTATCAGGTTGAAGGATGCTGAATTCGAATACAGGGCGACCGTTTCCTACAGGGGAGTCCTCGTGGTAAGGGCCGACCGGGAGCTTTCGGCTGGAATCTCCAACACGGACCCAGCGTATGCCAGGGTGGGTGGCTTCGGTGCCGCAAAACTGACGAAAAAGAGAGAGAACATCATGAAATCGCTCCCCGAGACTCCTTCGGCGGCCGCCAGGCGGGCAGCAGACTTGGTTAACGAGTTCACCGTGAAGGTGCTCAAGGCGCTTTCCTCCAGTCCTGTGAACAAGGTGCGCGTCTCGATGGGGAAGCTCCCTGCCAACTGTGTCCTTCTCAGGGACGCCGGAGACCACCTCCCACAGGTCGAGCCGTTCGAGCAGAAGTACGGCATGAGGGGGACGGCCCTCGTCGAGATGCCGGCGGAGGTTGGGATCGCGAGGCTCCTCGGGATGAGGATGGTGAGCGTCGAGGATAGGAACGACATGAAGAAGAAGGCCTCACTGTTCAACTCGGAGCTCAGAGACGGGACTGTCGTTTACGTGCACATCAAGGGCCCAGACGAGTTCGGGCACGACGGGGATGCAGTTGGCAAGAAGAAGAGCATCGAGGCAATCGACAGGAACTTCTTCTCAGTCGCAGCGGAGAAACTAGGTGAATTGAGGCTCGGCGTCTCGTGCGACCACGCGACACCGTGCACAATCAAGATGCACTCCAGCGACCCCGTTCCTTTGTTAATCACAACAGGCGAGAGAGCCGATGGAATGCGCTTCACGGAGAAGAATTCCAAGAAGGGTTCGCTTGGCACTCTCAGGGGAAGCGAGGTGCTCTCCAAGGTGAAGAATTCAGTCTAGGCACCGTATTTCTTGAGCCTCGCCACGCTGCCGACCGCCACCTCGATGGCGTCAGCGACACCCGCCCCGACCCGAAAGTCGTTCGTCGCGCGGTTTGCGACGACAGCAAAGACGGCCCCCGTCTTGAGCCCGAAGATTCTGCCTAGAGTGAACAGTGTCGAGGCCTCCATCTCAAAGCACAGCACTCTCGCGGCCTGAAGGTCCTTCATGAGGGAATCTTTGTCCGAAGGGAAGTAGCCGCGGTAGCCCTTCCTGCCCTGGCCGACGTAGAACGAGTCTGTAGAGGCCGTGATCCCGACGAGATGCCTCTTCCCAAGCGCGTTGGCCGAATCTTTCAGTGCCATGACGACCTCAGGACTAGCTGCTGCCGGGTACCCGGGTGTGACGTACTGGTTGCTAGTCCCGTCCATCCTCACAGCGGCGTCAGCGATGATGGTCGAACCAACCTTCGCAGCCGGCGAGATGGCGCCGCATGTTCCTACCCTGATCATGACTTCGACGCCGAGCCTCGCCAGCTCCTCTATCGCTATCGCCGCCGCTGGTCCGCCAATCCCAGTACTCATTGCGATGACACGGTCCCTTCCCACTCGGCCACCCCAGGTAGTGTATTCCCTGTGGGACGCAATCGGTTTGGCATCGCTGAAGTGCTCCGCTATCTTTGGAACCCTGTCGGGGTCACCGGGGAGAAAGGCGATCCGTCCGACATCAGCCTTCTTCAGCCCGATGTGGTACAGCCTGCCTCCCTCGTCCCTGGGCTCTAGCGCCATTCCTTGACTGCCTCCCGACCGGATGCGCTCTGCGATGATATCAACGCTTCCAGACCTTCACTTCGCTGGCTCGTAGCAGTCGCGACACCTGGGCTCGTACATCTCCTTGCCGCCGACGACTATCACAGGGGAATTCTTTGGCGCCGGCTTTCCGCCGATAAGCCGCTGGGTCCTCGTCGCCTCTTGACCGCAGATTACGCAAACTGCGCTGAGGTATCTCACGCGGTCGGCCCTGGCCGCTAGCTCCATTGTCCCGAGGAACGGTTCAGCCTTGAAGTTCATGTTGAGGCCGCAGGCTATGACACGCTTTCTGTAGGCGAGCGAGTCGAGGAGAGGCACAATCTGTCTCGGGAAGAACTGGACCTCATCCACGCCTATGATATCGAGCCCGTTTTGCTCGACGATGCCTGGGATCCTACCAACCCCCTCCCTTGAAGCGACTATGGAGTAGGCTGCGTACCTGAGTCCGTTGTGAGTGACCACTTCCCTTTCGCTGTACCTCTTATCAAAAGACGGCTTGAGAATTGCCCCTTTCTTCTTAGCGTAGACCTCCCTTTCCACGAGCCTAATGAGCTCAGAGGTCTTTCCTGAGAACATCGGCCCAATGATTACTTCTAACGTCAACCGTCGGGGCTAGGTTACCCTGTGGATTTATCGGTTCCCAAGTCCGCGTACATTGCCACGCTGTCAAAATACTTCCCCTTTCTCAGGACCTTTCTCGGAACCACTCCCACCTCCTTGAAGCCAAGCCGTTCGTAAAGACGCCTCGCAGCCGCGTTCACAGAAAAGACCTCTAACTCGACTACGCGGATGCCGGCTCTCCTCGCCTCCATGAGCAAGATCTGCAGCATTCGACCGCCCAGACCGACGTCGCGACAGCCGTCGAGTATAGCTATTCCAAGAGTACCTGTGTGGTGCAACTCCCCCGAGAATGTTCGCCTCGTTATTTCGCAATTCCCAACAATCTCCCCTCTAACCTGAGCAACGACGCTGATAACATCCCCCCTCTTCAGCCCCTTCAGCATCTTAGAGAGGTAGCCCTTCTCCGTCTCCGAGGTGACGCGCTTGTCAAGTGTAATCCCAAGCGTCGGGTTGACGCGCTTCTCCGCGACGAGCTTGTTCACGAATCTGACGAGGGAGGGCAAATCTCCTCTCCTGAGGGTTCTGAGAACTGCCACTCTGCCGTCCTTCATCCTAAACTCGAGGTAGACCTGCCCGGGACTCCTAGGGAAGGCTGGGGAACGCAACCGGCCAAGCTCAGTTCGGGAGGCAGTCGCCGCCCTCATCGGCGAACAGTCGCTCAACACTCTGGCCTTTCCTGACTACCGCGTAGTTGCCTTGGCCGTTGCGCATCAGTATGTACGGCCTGGGTTGGCTGTGGAAAGGCATGTTCATCACTGTCGAGTAGGCCCCGACATCCCTGAACATCACGAGCTTCCCTACCTCTGCCCCGCCGAGTTTGGACCTGCTGGAGGTCGGGAAGACGTCGAGGGGATCGCAGAGTCTGCCCACAAGGACTGTCTTCTGGATTGCCTGCTTTCCGCCGGGCACGACCTCGACGGGATACTCGTGCTTGAGTAGGGCGGAGTCGATGAGGACGTGGTAGCCTGCGTCGACGTAGATGTACTTGCTCTCGCCGAACCTCTTCACGTTGACTATGCGAGCGACGAGCACCGTGGACTCTGCGCTGAGGAAACGGCCACTCTCTGCAATGAGGGTGTACTTGCCCCCGAAGCTCTCGATCAGGCTGTTCAACTGTCCCATGATTTTCGAAGCTGTCTCCTTAGGGGTCGGAACCCTGTGGCCGTACGACACAGGCATCCCTCCGCCCATGTCAATCGTCTTCACGTCGTAGTGCCCTAGCCGCTTCCTTGTGTCAAGCACGAAGCTCTCGAGCTTCTCCACCGCCTCTGCGTAGCATGCGGGGTCCTCGATCTGGCTCCCCAAGTGGAAGTGAAATCCCTCAAAACTGAGCCCAGGGGTCGCGAGGATCTTCCTCAAGGCGTTGAAAGCTGTGTCCTGGATGGGGCCATCGAACTGCATTCCGAACTTGCCGTGGCCCATCGACCCCCTCAGCTCGGCGTGCACGTGCACCTCCGGGTTTACCCTTATCATCACGTTCACGCGGGCGTTTGTCCTCCCGACAGCCTCGATGAGGTTGAGAAGCCCGTTGTAGCTGGCGACGACGACCTTGCTCACCCCAAGGCTGAGTATCTCTTCGTACTCTGACAGTGTCTCCGTTATGCTCGTGTACAGCACGCTCTCGGCTGAGCCGCCGCACTTGAGCAGGAACTGAAGCTCCGCTGGCGCCGTCAAGTCGAACATTATCCCTTCGCTCGCGAACGCCCTGATCACTGAAGGGTTGAAGTTCGCCTTGATCGAGTAGGCGACCCTGAACGCTCCCTTGAACTCGGCGAACGCCTGCTCCATCTCGCTCACCTTCTTTCTGAGAGTGGTCTCGTCGATCAGGAAATACGGGGTGCCGTATCTTTCCGCTAGCCTGTAGAGATCCTTGTCAGAGAACCTTGGCGCAAAGATTCCCGTTCTTGTTACGGGTTGCGCACGTGTGTTAACCAACTTTTTGTTGGCGTTAACCAGATTTTTTTTTGCTTATAACTTTTGTGTAGCATCGCTCAGGAGTCGTGACAACGTTGCAAAACTCGAATTTGGCGCGAAACGCGAAGACAGGAGAGCGGCTGCGACCCAGGACAGGTGGTCAACGCCACTTTGTGTACATCGTCATGTGCGCGGACAAAACACTCTACACTGGCTATACTACAGACCCGGAGAGAAGGGTTGGGGAGCACAACAAAGGAATCGGTTCGCGCTATACGCGCGCGAGGAGGCCCGTTGAGCTCGCGTTCCTCGAAGAGAGGAGCTCACGGGAGAGCGCTCTGAGGCGTGAGGTAGAAATCAAAAGGTTAGACAAAAGCGGGAAGCTCCTTCTCTGCCGAAAATATCGAAGCAGAGAGGGCCTCAGCTAGCGCTGGCGAATCCTGACGACGATGCCCTGATTGTGTCGCTGATTCTACTTGCCGACGACTATCTCTATCGAAGAGACGTTTCTTTGCTCGCTGCCCTCGCCAACGACTTCAGTGTTGATGTTGATGTCTTTGACGAAGAACTGGCCATTGCCGAGCCTCTTCGTGACTATTTCAGCCACGTCGACTGCCCTGCCGATTGCCATTCCCCTCGCCTTGACTACAATCTCGCCGGCCTGCGTCAGCTGGATGAGAGCGCTCATGGCGTAGCTCATCACTGGCTTTTGGCCGACAAAGATGTGGTTAGGTGGCGATGTCCTTTGTGGTCTTTGCATTGGTTGCTGCTGCGGCTGCTGCGACTGCTGTTGCTCTTGCGGCTGCTGCGACTGCTGTTGCTCTTGCGGCTGCTGCGGCTGCTGCGGTTCCGTTGGCCTTGGTCTCGGAGCAGTTCGTGGCCCCGACCTGTGTCCTTCTGGTCTGCGAGTGTTTGGTTTTCTGTCTGGCATGTGTATTTCCTTAGTTGCGACGCGTCCCCCATGGGCTATTTATACATGATGAGAGAAACTGGACTCGCTATCCAACCGCTCCCAGCCGATGTACTCCGCCACGTCGACTCTGTTGGCAGCCTCTCCTTTCTTGAGAAAGGTCATCAGATTCTCGGCGGCCTTCGCCTGACCCGTTCGATGGCTTCCTTGCCGCCGCTCGCTCCTGCAGTGTGAAGAGTCCCTGAGAAATTTGGAGGCTCCACAGTGTCGCGTCGAAGACCTCTCTGCCCTCCTTCTCCCAGAAGACATCTGTGGCGTATCTTGTCTCCGGCCTCTCCTGGAGAATCCTGAGCACCGAGTCCTCGTCAACGGTTTCACCCCTTTCGACGTTCACTATCACCACTGTTTCTTTCGTCCTCTGCAGCAGATCGTAGTCAGCCAAAATCCTCCTCGCTTCATCCCCGAGGGTGTCGTTGACGAAGATTTTCCCTCGCGTCATCCAAAGCACCCGCGAGGACTACTTGGCCAGAGCCTTGATGGGTATGTCCTGGAAAACGCCGTTGGGAAGGGCGCGTCTGATTGAAATGGGGAGAGCGTCCTCCTCGAGTTCCGCAGTTGCAATCTCAATCGGTCCTCTGTGACCCCCCTCGATTGGGATAAAGGCAGGAGCGCCCATCGCAATCTGGAGGGACCTCGCGCCGACAATCCTGGCGCGTTCGAACCGCGTCAGCTTGGGAGGACCGATCTTGATCTCGAATTCAGTAAGTGATGGTTGCTTAGCCTTCTTTGTCGACTTTTGGGGTGCCATGAGAGAGCCTTGGGTTTGTTAACGCCCCCTTCGGTCGTCTGATAAGTCTTTCCGACTATTTCGACAAAAACGCCTAAAACGCGAGATTCTGGTGGCTCCAACACATGTCCCAGCCATCGGAGACCGGAGCAGGGTCGGTCTCGAAGATTGCATGCACCGCGCAGGTGAGGGGAAGGGGCAACGCCAGTGTTTCACTCTACAGGCACTTGGCTCCTCTCACTGTGAACGCAATCCTCCGCGCCCTGCCGATTGAGAGCCGTGTCAGCGTCCAACCGGCAATGGCCTCCCTCTTCACGGACATCAGGGTCGGAGTGGAGAAGCCGAGGCTCAGCCTAGAGAGGGGAGACATCGCATTCCTTGCCTCTGGGAGCCTCCTTTGCATCTTCCTGCGGAGCGTCAAGAGCGAGAGACCCCTTAACCCGCTGGGCAAGGTCGAGTCGGGAATCGAGGCCCTCGACACGCTGAAGGCTGGCGACGTTGTGAGGCTGGCGCTCGACGTGTCGGAGTAGGCTCCTCGCCCGGGAGGGGCCCAGGCCAACGTTCGACACACTGAGGCACCGCGTCGGAGCAGATTTTCGAGATGAAGCGGTCTTAGCTCTTCGGGACAGCTGACCAGACGTAGTGTCCGCTGAATCCGCCAACCCTAGCGATCTTCTTCTCGGTCTCGAGGATGCGGAGCAACCCAGTCGCTATCGATGCATTGACGCCGAGCACTCTGGAAGCCCCGAAGACTGTGATTGCCTTCAAGGGTGAGAGCGCCTTGACCATCTCATCCTCGCTCATCTTGGGCGGGAGAAAAGGCAACCTCTTCTGCTGCTGGGGAGCACCTTTCTGCTCCTTGCCTTTCTTTCCCTTCTGACCTGCCTCCTCGTTATCCTTCGCATCTTGCTCCTTCTCCATGGCTGCAAGCGACTTCTTCTTGGTTCCGCCCATCTCTAATGTCGATAGCCCGACCGAGGGAGCGGAATTAAGCCTTTTCCTCGGAAAGACGCAAATAAGCCACCCGCCCGTCGCCAACGTACTTGAGATACGCTGCCGTCGCCGACTACTATGCTAGACTGGAGGGAATCTCAGGCAGGAACGAAATGACTGAGGTCTTCTCCTCGCTCCTGAAGGAGACGCCCAAAGCCGAGCTCTCGATACTAGTGTATCTCACTCAGGGGAAACTCAGGCCCGACTACGAGGGCGTGGAACTTGGTCTGGCCGAGAAGATGACGCTACGCGCCCTCAACTCCACGACCGGACTCTCTTCCGACGAGGTCTACAAGACGTATGTGAAGCTCGGTGACATTGGAAGCGCAGCCGAGAAGTTGCTCGAGGCGAAGGCGCAGGGTACCCTCTTCTCGCAGGCGCTCTCGCTGAGGAGGGTGTACGACACGCTACTGAGGATAGCAAGGCAGAGCGGCGAAGGCTCCGTTGACGCCAAACAGAAGGAGTTGATCAGCCTCCTCAACGACGCAAGCCCTCGCGAGGCCAAGTTCATAATGAGGACGGTCACAGGTGAGCTCAGGCTGGGCGTGGCAGACTACACCGTGCTCGACGCCTGTGCCCTCGCTTTCCTAGGGAGCAAGAAGGAGAGACCCAGTATCGAGAGGGCGTACAACGTGCACCCCGACCTCGGCTTCGTTGTTGAGACCGTCGCGTCGAAGGGAGCCAGTGGCATCGGCTCGATACGCCTCGAAGTGGGAGTGCCGATCCGCCCGATGCTCGCGGAGAGGCTGAATTCGGCTGAGGCGATTGTCCACAAGATGGGCGACAAGGAGGTGGCCGCGGAGTACAAGCTTGATGGCGAGAGGCTCCAGATCCACAAGAAAGGCGAGAAAGTCACGCTCTTCTCAAGGAGGCTGGAGGTCATTACCGATCACTACCCTGACGCTATCGGGCTCGTGAAGAAGAACGTCTCAGCAACGACCGCCATCCTGGAGGCTGAGGTAGTGGCGATAAACGAAGACACTGGGGAGTATCTTCCCTTTCAGGAGCTTATGCACAGGAGGAGGAAGTACGGGGTCGCGGAGGCGATGGCCCGGTACCCAGTCGCACTGAACTTCTTCGACCTTCTCCTCGCAGGGGCGAAGGATTACACGGAGCAACCGTACACAGTCAGGAGGAAGAAGTTGGAAGAGATACTGAGACCAACTGCCCGGACCCGCCCAGTCCCCGCCCTTCGCTCGTCCGACCCGAAGGAAATCGAGAGGTTCATGGAGGAGGCGATAGAGAACGGCTGTGAGGGGCTCGTCGTCAAGGACCTGCGGTCCGGCTACAGGGCGGGAGCAAGGGAATTTGCCTGGATCAAGCTGAAGAGGGAGTACAGGAGCGAGCTGACCGACACAATCGACCTCCCGATCGTCGGCGCATTCCACGGAAAGGGGAGGAGGACTGGAACGTACGGCACCTACCTCCTCGCAGCCTACGACGACAAGCGCGAGACGTTCACAAGCGTCGCGAAAATAGGCACCGGCTTCTCGGACGAGGACCTGCGAAAGTTGCCAGAGCTGCTAAAGCCCTACGAGAGCTCGGTCAGGCCACCCAACGTCGAGTCAAAGCTGGAACCAGACGTCTGGTTCAGGCCCCACCTCGTCATCGAGACAATCGCCGCAGAACTGACTCTATCGCCCATCCACACGGCGGCCATGGACAGGATCAGACCAGGGGCTGGAATCTCACTCAGGTTCCCGAAGTTCACAGGGAAGATACGGGACGACAAGCGGGCGGAGGATGCGACGACGGTCGAGGAGATCGTCTCGATGTATAACAGACAACTGAAGCACGTCGAAGCCTCGTCCTGAATAGACATCCTAAAGGGGCGACCCGAAGGCCCTGTCTCCCGCGTCTCCGAGCCCTGGGACGATGTACCCGTGCTCGTTCAGCTTCGGGTCTATCCCGCACGTGTAAAACTCGGCCTTCGGGAACCTCTTACTGACGTAGTTGATTCCTGCCATGGTGGAGAGGACCGAGAAGAAGACGAGCCTCTTCGGCTTTGCCTTCTCCATCACCTTCGTTGCGACCTCGAGCAGAGTATGCCCAGTGGCGAGCATCGGGTCTGCTATGATTACAACATCGTCCCTGCGGATGTTGGGTATCTTTGCATAGCCGACCTCTATCGGAAAGTCTGGAGCTTTGCCGCGCCAGGCGCTGATCACACCCGTTCTCGCCATCGGGAGGTTCTTGTACATGCCCTCCACGAATGGGATGGACGCCCTCAGGATCATCACAATCACAATCTTGTCGTTGCCCTTCACCCTGTGGCCGATTGTCGCGCCGAGAGGAGTCTCGATTCTGACCTCTTTTGTCTCCATAGTCCGAAGGAACTCGTAGGCGAGGAACCTCCCGAGCCTGTAGATTGCTTTCCTGAATGCCACCTGGCTCGTGCGCTTGTTGCGAGCGAGAGTGAGCTGTTCGAGAACCATCGGGTGGTCCAGCACTGTGATCTTGGGCTTTGGCACCCTACGCCCTCGCGGAGCATCGTCACGACAGTATATATGCTACTCTGCGTCGTAATTGATTTGGACAAATGAAGACCTTCAGGCTCGCATTGCTCGTTGTCTTGCTCGCAGCCTTCGCTCTTCAGGCCAATCTGGCCCGCGCCCAGACCTGCGCGTCGCAGACGGGGTACTACGTTGCTTCCCTCAGCGCGAATATCGACCCAGGTTCCGCAGACTTCCTGGCCTCTGTCGTGAGCAACGCGGAAGCTGCCTGCGCTGGGCACCTGGTCCTCGTACTTTCGACCAACGGCGGCGACGGGGGCAGCATGGAGTCGATGATCGGCTCGATATCGAGCTACCAGCAGTGGGGAGGGACGTTCACCACATTGGTGGCTCCGCAGGGAGCGTTCGCCTTCTCCGCCGGCTCGTACATAGCCGAGGCATCGACAAAGATCTACATGGTGCCTGGCACGACGATTGGTTCTGCTACCCCGATAGTCTCTGGCATTCCGACGGGCGAGGAGAACACGACGATGAGGAAGGACATCAACGCCTTCACTTCATACATGGAGACTCTGACGAGCAGCAACGGGAGGAACGCCACTGCTACCGGGCTGATGGTCAGCCAGGGCATGTCGTACCCCTACACAAGGGCACTCCAGCTCCACGTCATAGACGGCGTGATCAACTCCACAAGCCTCCAAGGCGCCCTCTCCCAGCTCGGTGTACCCGCATCAACGTCGATCGATACCCCTGGTCTGAGGCCGACCCTCATATCCGTGTTCAGCGACCCCAACGTCTCGAGCCTGCTCTTCCTGCTCGGTGTGTCGGCCGTGCTTATTGACATCTATCATCCGACGCTCGTCCTCTCCATAGCGGGCGTTGCTGTCATTGCCTTGGCCCTCTTCGGGCTAGGCGTCTTCGGCGCCCCTCCCGTGGCCATCCTGCTCATGATTATCGGTGCGGCCTTCATCTTCCTCGAGGTGAAGACTCAACATGGCATCAGTGCCCTGATCGGCGTCGTCATCTTCATTGTCGGGTTCCTCCTCATTTTCCAGCTGCCTCCCTCTTCCCCCTCGAACCCAGCTCTGCCGGGAGCGAACTTCTCGGGCATACCCAACATCACCTACGGCCTCTTGGCTGCCCTCGCGGGAGCGATAGTCATCGGGAGCATCTACTTGCGGAGAATCAGACAGGGGTTGATGGGGAGGCCCAAGACGCTAGACCTGGCAAACAAGATTGGGAAGGAAGGGGTCATGCAGTCTGACCTGAAGCCGCCGGGCAAAGGAGTGGCGCTCATCGAGTCGGAGCAGTGGAGTGTGTTATCCTCGCAGGGACTCGTGCGCGGCGACCAAGTAAGAGTTAAAGCGGTCAAAGGACTGGAGCTGGTTGTAGAGAAGTTGGGACAGTGAGCTTTCTCCAGACCGCAGCAATCCTGACAACGGGCGATATCATCAACTACGTGATAGAGGGAATCGTCGTCCTAATCGTCATAGGCTTCATTGGATACTCGATCAGGATAATCAAGGAGTACGAAAGAATCGTCATGTTCACACTTGGCAGGCTTGTCGGGGCGAAGGGGCCGGGCGTAGTCTTTGTCCTTCCTTTCATCAACAGGATCCAGAAGATTGACCTGAGGGAGCGCTTCCTAGAGGTGCCCCACCAGACGTGCATCACGAAGGATAACGCGCCGACTGACATCGACTTCCTCATCTACTACAAGGTGTTGGAAGCGACGCAGAGCGTCGTCCAAGTCCAGAACTTCGAAGGGGCTTCGATAGGTATAGCGACAACCACCCTCAGGGCTGTCGTCGGCGACATTCCCCTCGACGAGCTCCTCGCGAAGAGGGAGCAGATCAACTCCGTCCTGAGGACGAAGCTCGACGAGGTGACGGTGAGGTGGGGGATCAAGGTGACGAACGTGGAGATAAGAGAGATCAGGCCTCCGCAGGACGTGCAGGAGGCGATGGTGAAGCAGATGTCTGCTGAGAGGTCCAGGAGGGCGATGGTGACCGAGTCGGACGGCAAGCGCGAGTCGACCGTCCTGGTGGCAGAGGGCGACAAGAAGTCGACCATCCTAAGGGCAGAGGGAGACAGGCAGGCGGCGATACTGCGGGCGCAGGGTTACGCGGAGGCACTGAGCCTGATCTTCCAGTCTGCGAAGACGATCGATTCGAAGACGATGGTGCTGCAGTACCTCGACACCCTCAAGGCGCTCGGAGCGAGCCCATCCACGAAGTACATCTTCCCGATGGAGTTCACCAACCTGATCGCGCCACTGAGGGACTACGCCAAGGAATCTGACAAGAAGTAGGGATAAGCAGACGCTCGGGCGGGGGACGGCTCCCCAGGAAGCACCAATAACTGCAGCTTTTGTGCCTAGTCTTAAATCCTAACTTCGTAATGCGTTGATGCGGTCGGATTTTCATGTCAGGTCCTGAAGGTGAAACTCAAGCG is from Nitrososphaerales archaeon and encodes:
- a CDS encoding galactose-1-phosphate uridylyltransferase codes for the protein MVEIRKDYFTEKLSVILPDRGLKPGQVMPQKVEKCNYCPGNEDMTPPADLVIVKKGETLLKQTDSEGDVVKNWSVRIFPAKNPLVTPTAPPSFGESPHYSEPAVGYHYVLVATPKHELPFSRIDVEQWTNILASLQDKVRWLYAQKGVSYVLVFANSEKEGTPTAVHPSIQIITTPRVPPAVEVEAETVQNSLNELGVCPMCQVVSTETGGPRQILATDFFIAFAPWVSTHSYEFWIYPKRHMTSLLKLSQKEMMDLALMLRSTLGGMAKTFDNLSFVMVFHSSSEKKTTKQIHWHIEVFPKKSHWSGLELGGGIYVNDVSPEAAAQVLGASARKELAQLVGIK
- a CDS encoding alkaline phosphatase family protein, producing the protein MKIGYVLLDGCGDRPSPLLNFTTPLEAAYTPNLDRIASSSRLGSVVTVGRKISPESDIAVFNMLGYSFEGGYPGRGVVEAVGADMLFKKGDLALRANLACARGREILDRRAGRDVSPEEARQLEQEINGIRLKDAEFEYRATVSYRGVLVVRADRELSAGISNTDPAYARVGGFGAAKLTKKRENIMKSLPETPSAAARRAADLVNEFTVKVLKALSSSPVNKVRVSMGKLPANCVLLRDAGDHLPQVEPFEQKYGMRGTALVEMPAEVGIARLLGMRMVSVEDRNDMKKKASLFNSELRDGTVVYVHIKGPDEFGHDGDAVGKKKSIEAIDRNFFSVAAEKLGELRLGVSCDHATPCTIKMHSSDPVPLLITTGERADGMRFTEKNSKKGSLGTLRGSEVLSKVKNSV
- a CDS encoding nucleoside phosphorylase → MALEPRDEGGRLYHIGLKKADVGRIAFLPGDPDRVPKIAEHFSDAKPIASHREYTTWGGRVGRDRVIAMSTGIGGPAAAIAIEELARLGVEVMIRVGTCGAISPAAKVGSTIIADAAVRMDGTSNQYVTPGYPAAASPEVVMALKDSANALGKRHLVGITASTDSFYVGQGRKGYRGYFPSDKDSLMKDLQAARVLCFEMEASTLFTLGRIFGLKTGAVFAVVANRATNDFRVGAGVADAIEVAVGSVARLKKYGA
- a CDS encoding thymidine kinase — its product is MTLEVIIGPMFSGKTSELIRLVEREVYAKKKGAILKPSFDKRYSEREVVTHNGLRYAAYSIVASREGVGRIPGIVEQNGLDIIGVDEVQFFPRQIVPLLDSLAYRKRVIACGLNMNFKAEPFLGTMELAARADRVRYLSAVCVICGQEATRTQRLIGGKPAPKNSPVIVVGGKEMYEPRCRDCYEPAK
- a CDS encoding GNAT family N-acetyltransferase, which produces MAVLRTLRRGDLPSLVRFVNKLVAEKRVNPTLGITLDKRVTSETEKGYLSKMLKGLKRGDVISVVAQVRGEIVGNCEITRRTFSGELHHTGTLGIAILDGCRDVGLGGRMLQILLMEARRAGIRVVELEVFSVNAAARRLYERLGFKEVGVVPRKVLRKGKYFDSVAMYADLGTDKSTG
- a CDS encoding GIY-YIG nuclease family protein, translating into MYIVMCADKTLYTGYTTDPERRVGEHNKGIGSRYTRARRPVELAFLEERSSRESALRREVEIKRLDKSGKLLLCRKYRSREGLS
- a CDS encoding DNA-binding protein — encoded protein: MQRPQRTSPPNHIFVGQKPVMSYAMSALIQLTQAGEIVVKARGMAIGRAVDVAEIVTKRLGNGQFFVKDININTEVVGEGSEQRNVSSIEIVVGK
- a CDS encoding DNA-directed RNA polymerase subunit K — its product is MAPQKSTKKAKQPSLTEFEIKIGPPKLTRFERARIVGARSLQIAMGAPAFIPIEGGHRGPIEIATAELEEDALPISIRRALPNGVFQDIPIKALAK